One stretch of Ooceraea biroi isolate clonal line C1 chromosome 4, Obir_v5.4, whole genome shotgun sequence DNA includes these proteins:
- the LOC105275647 gene encoding uncharacterized protein LOC105275647 isoform X3, whose protein sequence is MVLTVTEDTPADMLAGSMELLVQLPRDHHLHTQKVTVLRSTPMMDLLVQIATAHKLTASSYTLQAIGERGLVLPHHPNTPIGALDALQVKLLPKQGTCAPRKTKQANQPFETTFRLQVHLPRNQLYVSRVSPKMNLGEILDEVCREKNLDRSKYELRHPGNLEEILDLSLSLQDYHLQEVTLYAKQTRNLGPTLSTQDIMALQRQEERRRQQTKQSVFGFMFKKSKENSLSTDSLGGRSVSPARSDETARSASPLQPPTRPQRKRRPAPKPPSDASTLRDVVGDSSKDKMMINHSRNSSDSSGYHEASVLSDNPDSAARLPETLPRRSKAPGTSDNPRKLAQTSQSSKSLGNLAATSETLSRGISSTSLSSTDSNSSLRKKRAAPPPPAPRPLSSAISTQALERIVDSEESLTSDMDPSKPPSDIGVPLKASSDIDCPKANSDIGVSTQSTRQLDYKSNPEVATCESDGNVQQNGTAETSVAAYSSSDSVNSKLAKANVEVPAPITTAPRVKQARVAAKRVGESAPLPMPRKVNAGNSASDPPKAPKRSKVAPVLIPRRASSIESDHDLARESPEHVSEARCTSIDENTISLDQDGLITRIEHEKAHSKMRNDCAPGNEDQISQKEKMSKPIDDAAIEYDTSLESRQDSNDETENTSELHSNSIELTRVHSEEASKDKSLNDDEFNHEKIMPDIVNDVENQKSLNSSQRSGNEGELHVDSKEPQLSECKDIPEERKNNSPELDREIKSKTIDSLDENENQPRDTSLSNDPSSNENTMKLDCVTEPRNEQLKLPHRSTCQRPPRVPRRATPSTYRTEENAEEEAVKRTHSRDVTNDAVVKNSGERDRETCTVISTIPKCEHLDRAVKENSSSSSVKRGVASMDHHEFDRQISRAAESVNKLHEKLEDQIEEASSEHAKSAKRPKARTKVRSQSKSDDFEVDSLKRQRRYLTSPAENIAHALNLNLPVRNSISSSVAGKEWEQSTAGHCANGDTRDADVDKRESHGGLVTAANQDVPSETDILLQKVSDTLSSVLPAASSPVPEPLSSSKTNHATATVQTNVADVPDSSAAKLETVGTKNDSSEMHRSCIDFPVENTLSASTPNMTATGSQQDTSDYVSAMEDLSISDWEYQLPAPPSAFRDSHSPIFNDYDTITLGSVDAFKEQLIDPVSEPVDDGKNIESAKNPSNDSEASNPKSSNRKVLDLESEAEIDIKRTANKPVAKQPSVVSHKSETNPDLRKEIISELENKIETGTLAQTISKDFDRRNMDNLSTPNVAPVDNTLSNFTITTYTKQKSVDIFEEAEEAAARNSEERFIKTFATLSRNNGGASNYDKQSVTKNAYLSNGMMPYDKKVATSKLEELSDVCKTEPKIRDQDEPSHKRQSFTAANEKINIQRSKSYISMSSNARYQTEVQGIGERKYEVQVEPEAAGMKKATSITGLNVDVLAGNGKFSQWRDNILKQQEEPTKEKQLQSLQVLKSILPQLKNAQQAEENVSKEYNSTVLIEKTRYEAGSNEHSTTMNVVSTCESRDSEPECKKLPREERRYTYTGPPAISLGSWSERPSVNVQIKIDTDYKLGASNASSNKTVVSINGARDEKNPANYASNISKNNFANKSPDKLARKLITHTTASGFKVPISNRVNFNPTKSEDKPVVMGVELKKVFVETSKETSKSDENEIDTTPVNFRELTKTFGQHVNLKPKPKRTNINRHSADISSYYYDTPDETRAIMNVKQNGHAKFPKASDQNEISFKVQPLMHDTRQNSRTKRFTSVVGLNGTNQNVGLQNEASLRNNVSNAIKINPPMPIVKGFKIPSADPKMNNNQMNHNGLSTVDSSNKGVQPPKPPTMPVITGVTLKSTNVRPKSMPVQLDPRDMLLESIRNFGGREKLKSTAERY, encoded by the exons ATGGTTCTTACTGTAACCGAGGACACCCCGGCGGACATGCTGGCTGGAAGTATGGAGCTTTTGGTCCAGCTGCCGCGTGATCATCATCTTCACACGCAAAAGGTTACAGTGTTAAGAAG TACGCCGATGATGGATCTTCTGGTACAGATTGCGACAGCCCACAAATTGACAGCTTCGAGTTACACTCTGCAAGCGATCGGCGAACGTGGTTTAGTTCTACCTCATCATCCGAACACTCCCATAGGAGCATTGGACGCTCTTCAG GTGAAATTACTTCCCAAGCAGGGCACGTGTGCGCCGCGGAAAACCAAACAGGCTAATCAACCCTTCGAAACGACGTTTAGGTTGCAG GTGCATTTGCCGAGAAATCAGCTGTATGTATCAAGGGTCAGTCCGAAGATGAACCTTGGAGAAATCCTGGACGAAGTGTGCCGCGAGAAGAATCTGGATAGAAGCAAGTACGAACTTCGTCATCCTG GCAATTTGGAGGAGATCCTGGACCTGTCATTGTCGCTGCAGGATTACCACTTGCAGGAAGTGACTTTGTACGCAAAGCAGACCAGAAATCTAGGCCCGACGTTGAGCACGCAGGACATAATGGCGTTACAGAGGCAGGAGGAGCGGCGTCGACAGCAGACCAAGCAAAGCGTGTTCGGTTTCATGTTCAAGAAGTCCAAAGAGAATTCTCTAAGCACGGACAGCCTCGGGGGTCGCAGCGTCTCACCGGCTAGAAGCGATGAAACCGCGAGGAGCGCCAGTCCTCTTCAGCCGCCGACGCGACCGCAGCGAAAGAGAAGACCGGCTCCGAAGCCGCCCAGCGACGCGTCGACTCTCCGGGACGTGGTTGGAGACAGCAGCAAGGACAAGATGATGATCAATCACAGCCGTAACAGCAGCGACAGTTCCGGCTATCACGAGGCCTCTGTGCTTAGCGATAATCCAGATTCAGCTGCGAGGCTACCAGAAACCCTGCCGAGACGAAGTAAAGCACCGGGGACGTCTGACAACCCTAGGAAGCTAGCGCAGACTTCACAGTCCAGCAAGAGTCTGGGCAACTTGGCAGCGACCAGCGAAACGCTCAGTCGGGGGATCAGTAGCACTTCTCTCAGTTCCACTG ATTCGAATTCAA GTCTTCGAAAGAAGAGAGCAGCGCCTCCGCCGCCAGCGCCCAGACCACTTTCGTCAGCTATTTCCACGCAGGCCTTAGAACGCATTGTCGACTCTGAAGAGTCGTTAACGTCTGACATGGATCCTTCGAAACCGCCGTCGGACATTGGCGTGCCGTTAAAGGCCAGCTCGGACATCGACTGTCCCAAAGCCAATTCCGACATCGGCGTTAGCACGCAGTCTACGCGCCAGCTGGATTACAAATCAAACCCAGAAGTCGCGACGTGCGAATCTGATGGCAACGTTCAGCAGAATGGCACGGCCGAAACGAGTGTCGCGGCGTATTCTAGTTCAGATTCGGTCAACAGTAAGCTTGCTAAAGCGAATGTGGAGGTGCCTGCCCCGATAACAACCGCCCCAAGAGTAAAGCAAGCTAGAGTAGCAGCAAAGAGAG TTGGAGAATCTGCACCCCTTCCTATGCCTCGAAAGGTTAATGCAGGTAATAGTGCTTCTGATCCACCGAAGGCACCTAAGCGTAGTAAAGTAGCTCCGGTTTTGATACCACGTAGAGCCTCGAGTATAGAAAGCGACCACGATTTAGCACGTGAGAGTCCTGAACACGTCAGTGAAGCACGTTGCACTTCGATCGATGAGAATACGATATCATTGGATCAAGACGGTCTCATTACGCGTATTGAGCATGAAAAGGCGCATTCAAAGATGAGGAATGATTGTGCACCTGGTAACGAGGATCAGATAAGTCAGAAAGAAAAGATGTCAAAACCTATCGATGATGCTGCAATTGAATATGATACATCTTTAGAGTCACGTCAAGATTCAAACGATGAAACGGAAAACACTTCTGAATTACATTCTAATTCTATAGAACTGACTCGTGTTCACTCTGAAGAGGCATCTAAAGATAAATCCTTGAATGACGATGAATTTAATCACGAGAAAATAATGCCGGACATCGTCAACGATGTAGAGAATCAAAAATCGTTGAATTCAAGTCAGCGTTCAGGTAATGAAGGAGAATTACACGTTGACTCAAAGGAACCACAGTTATCTGAGTGTAAAGATATCCCTgaagagaggaagaataaTTCACCGGAGCTGGATCGCGAGATAAAATCTAAAACTATCGACTCGCTTGATGAAAATGAGAATCAGCCTCGTGATACTTCGTTATCTAATGATCCTTCCTCAAACGAGAATACAATGAAACTGGATTGCGTGACCGAGCCGAGAAACGAGCAATTGAAGCTACCACATCGATCTACTTGTCAAAGACCACCCAGAGTGCCGAGAAGAGCAACACCTTCCACCTACCGGACTGAAGAAAACGCCGAAGAAGAGGCAGTGAAGCGCACCCATTCGAGAGACGTGACGAATGATGCAGTAGTGAAAAATAGCGGTGAGAGGGACAGAGAAACATGCACGGTGATCTCCACCATACCAAAGTGCGAGCACCTCGATCGAGCCGTGAAAGAAAACAGCAGTTCAAGTAGCGTGAAACGCGGTGTCGCGTCGATGGATCATCATGAATTCGACAGACAGATTAGCCGTGCGGCGGAAAGTGTCAATaaattacatgaaaaactCGAAGATCAGATCGAAGAGGCAAGCAGTGAGCACGCGAAGAGCGCTAAACGGCCGAAGGCGAGGACGAAGGTGAGAAGTCAGTCGAAATCGGACGACTTCGAGGTGGATTCCCTGAAGAGGCAGAGGCGATATCTCACTTCGCCCGCGGAAAACATCGCGCACGCTTTGAATCTGAACCTTCCAGTGCGAAACTCCATCTCTTCCAGCGTGGCGGGAAAGGAGTGGGAACAAAGTACCGCTGGGCATTGCGCTAATGGGGATACACGGGATGCGGATGTAGATAAGAGAGAATCGCATGGTGGATTAGTCACAG CAGCCAATCAAGATGTTCCGTCCGAAACTGACATCCTGCTACAAAAAGTATCGGATACTCTATCCAGCGTGCTGCCGGCCGCCTCGTCTCCGGTGCCGGAGCCACTGTCGTCTTCAAAGACGAACCATGCGACTGCAACCGTACAGACGAACGTCGCTGATGTCCCCGACAGCTCTGCGGCCAAGTTGGAAACGGTCGGGACGAAGAACGACTCGAGCGAGATGCATCGATCGTGCATCGACTTCCCGGTGGAGAACACTTTGAGCGCTAGCACGCCAAATATGACTGCGACGGGTTCGCAGCAGGATACTTCTGATTACGTGTCGGCAATGGAGGACCTGTCCATCAGCGATTGGGAGTATCAGCTTCCAGCTCCACCGAGCGCTTTTCGCGATTCACATTCTCCTATCTTCAACGATTACGATACAATCACACTGGGATCAGTGGACGCTTTCAAGGAGCAGCTGATAGACCCTGTTTCGGAGCCGGTCGACGACGGCAAGAACATCGAATCGGCAAAGAATCCATCGAACGATTCCGAAGCGAGCAATCCGAAATCTTCAAACCGAAAAGTCTTGGACTTGGAGTCTGAAGCGGAAATCGATATTAAGCGAACGGCGAACAAACCTGTTGCCAAACAGCCGTCCGTAGTGTCTCACAAATCAGAGACTAATCCAGACCTgcgtaaagaaattatttccgAACTGGAGAACAAGATAGAGACTGGTACGCTGGCGCAAACTATCAGTAAAGATTTCGATCGGAGGAACATGGACAATTTGTCCACGCCGAACGTAGCGCCCGTGGACAACACGCTGTCCAATTTCACTATCACCACGTACACCAAACAGAAGAGCGTGGACATTTTTGAGGAAGCTGAGGAAGCCGCTGCAAGAAACTCGGAAGAGAGGTTTATCAAGACGTTCGCCACGTTATCGAGAAACAATGGCGGTGCGAGCAACTACGATAAGCAAAGTGTGACGAAGAACGCGTATTTAAGTAACGGGATGATGCCGTACGACAAGAAAGTAGCGACGAGTAAGCTCGAAGAGTTGAGCGATGTCTGTAAAACGGAGCCAAAGATTCGTGATCAGGATGAGCCGTCTCACAAGAGGCAGTCTTTTACCGCAGCCAATGAGAAGATTAATATTCAGCGATCCAAGAGTTACATATCGATGTCGAGCAACGCGAGATACCAGACGGAAGTGCAGGGAATTGGCGAGAGGAAGTACGAGGTGCAGGTTGAGCCAGAGGCTGCTGGTATGAAGAAAGCCACAAGCATCACAGGCCTGAACGTCGACGTGTTAGCAGGTAACGGAAAGTTCTCGCAGTGGAGGGACAATATATTGAAACAGCAAGAGGAACCTACCAAAGAGAAGCAATTACAATCACTGCAG GTGCTGAAAAGCATTTTGCCGCAGTTGAAGAACGCTCAACAGGCGGAAGAAAATGTATCCAAAGAATACAATAGTACGGTATTAATCGAAAAGACAAG ATACGAAGCTGGGTCCAACGAACATTCGACAACAATGAATGTAGTTTCGACATGCGAATCCCGGGACTCGGAACCGGAATGTAAGAAGTTGCCAAGGGAGGAAAGACGTTACACCTACACTGGTCCACCGGCGATCAGTCTGGGCAGCTGGTCGGAAAGACCGAGTGTTAACGTCCAAATCAAGATAGACACCGATTACAAGCTAGGAGCGAGCAATGCAAGCAGCAATAAAACCGTCGTTAGCATCAATGGCGCGAGGGACGAGAAGAATCCTGCGAATTACGCCAGCAACATCAGTAAGAACAATTTTGCGAACAAAAGTCCTGACAAGCTCGCGAGGAAATTAATCACGCACACGACGGCGTCGGGTTTCAAGGTGCCGATATCGAACCGAGTTAACTTCAATCCGACGAAGAGCGAAGACAAGCCCGTTGTGATGGGCGTCGAGTTAAAGAAGGTCTTTGTCGAGACGTCGAAAGAGACGTCGAAGAGTGATGAGAACGAGATCGACACCACGCCGGTGAATTTCAGAGAATTGACAAAGACATTCGGTCAGCACGTGAATCTTAAACCGAAACCTAAACGCACTAATATTAACAGACACTCGGCGGATATCAGCAGCTACTACTACGACACACCGGACGAGACGAGAGCGATCATGAACGTCAAGCAGAACGGTCACGCCAAGTTTCCCAAGGCGTCCGATCAAAACGAGATCTCGTTCAAGGTTCAACCATTGATGCACGACACTCGGCAAAATTCCAGGACGAAGAGGTTCACGTCCGTCGTGGGGTTGAATGGGACGAACCAGAACGTCGGCTTGCAAAATGAAGCGTCCCTCAGAAACAACGTCAGCAACGCTATCAAAATCAATCCACCAATGCCCATTGTAAAGGGGTTTAAAATACCCAGCGCTGATCCTAAGATGAACAACAATCAGATGAATCACAACGGGCTATCGACAGTCGATAGTTCTAACAAAGGTGTGCAACCTCCTAAACCCCCAACTATGCCGGTGATAACAGGAGTGACACTGAAGAGCACTAACGTGAGGCCCAAGTCGATGCCAGTTCAATTAGATCCCAGGGATATGCTGTTGGAATCCATCAGGAATTTCGGTGGGCGCGAGAAGCTAAAAAGC ACTGCGGAGAGATACTGA